The following are encoded in a window of Candidatus Fluviicola riflensis genomic DNA:
- a CDS encoding threonine--tRNA ligase has translation MIHVTLPDGSVKQYNAGATALDVALSISEGLARNVLAAKVNNEVVDATRPLPGDCALQLLTWNDAEGKSTMWHSSAHLMAEALEFHYPGIKLAIGPPVANGYYYDVDFMDYTIREEDLVKVEEKMKELAKQKNQFIRKEVSKADALAYFTEKEDPYKLELIQDLPDGSITFYTQGNFTDLCRGPHIPDTGFIKAIKLTAIAGAYWRGDEKNKQLTRIYGITFPKAAELTEYLEKVEEAKRRDHRKLGKELELFTFSQKVGQGLPMWLPKGAALRERLENFLKKRQRKDGYDQVITPHIGNKELYITSGHYEKYGADSFQAIKTPDPNEEFLLKPMNCPHHCEIFKSKPRSYKDLPARFAEFGTVYRYEQSGELHGLTRVRGFTQDDAHIFCTEDQVKEEFKKVIDLVIYIFKALDFKNFKAQISLRDPNNPAKYIGTDENWAKAEQAIIEAAAEKELPTFVELGEAAFYGPKLDFMVQDALGREWQLGTIQVDYNLPERFELEYTGSDNQKHRPVMIHRAPFGSMERFVAVLLEHCAGDFPLWLTTDQVAILPISDKYNDYAQNVSELLNNSDIRAFVDDRNEKIGKKIRESELKKIPFMLIVGEQEAESNQVSVRQRGEGDKGSMTVRDFEQIVRQAIENELSTNV, from the coding sequence ATGATACACGTAACTCTTCCCGACGGATCAGTTAAACAATACAACGCAGGAGCAACAGCATTGGATGTTGCTCTTAGCATTTCTGAAGGATTGGCCCGTAATGTATTGGCGGCCAAAGTGAACAACGAAGTAGTGGATGCAACACGTCCGTTACCGGGAGATTGTGCCCTTCAATTATTGACCTGGAACGATGCCGAAGGCAAATCGACCATGTGGCACTCGTCTGCTCACCTGATGGCGGAAGCATTGGAGTTTCATTATCCGGGAATCAAACTGGCAATCGGTCCGCCGGTAGCCAATGGTTACTATTATGATGTCGATTTCATGGATTACACCATTCGCGAGGAAGATTTGGTGAAAGTGGAAGAGAAAATGAAAGAACTGGCCAAGCAGAAAAATCAGTTTATCCGGAAAGAAGTTTCGAAAGCTGATGCATTGGCCTATTTCACAGAAAAAGAAGATCCGTACAAATTGGAATTGATTCAGGATTTGCCTGACGGTTCCATTACATTTTATACACAGGGAAATTTCACCGATTTGTGTCGCGGGCCTCACATTCCCGATACCGGTTTCATCAAAGCCATTAAATTGACAGCTATTGCCGGTGCTTACTGGCGCGGTGATGAAAAGAACAAACAATTGACACGCATTTACGGAATTACCTTCCCGAAAGCAGCCGAATTGACCGAGTACCTTGAAAAAGTGGAAGAAGCGAAACGTCGCGATCACCGCAAACTGGGGAAAGAACTTGAATTGTTTACCTTCTCGCAGAAAGTTGGACAAGGTTTGCCAATGTGGTTACCGAAAGGTGCTGCGTTGCGTGAGCGTTTGGAAAATTTCCTGAAGAAACGTCAGCGTAAAGACGGTTACGACCAGGTAATTACTCCACACATCGGAAACAAGGAATTGTACATCACTTCCGGCCACTACGAAAAGTACGGAGCTGATTCGTTCCAGGCAATTAAAACACCCGATCCGAACGAAGAGTTTTTGCTGAAACCGATGAATTGCCCGCATCACTGCGAGATTTTCAAATCAAAGCCACGTTCGTACAAAGACCTTCCTGCTCGTTTTGCCGAGTTCGGAACTGTTTACCGTTACGAGCAAAGTGGTGAGTTACATGGTTTAACACGTGTTCGTGGATTTACACAGGATGATGCCCATATTTTCTGTACCGAAGACCAGGTAAAAGAAGAATTCAAGAAAGTAATCGATTTGGTGATTTACATCTTCAAAGCGTTGGACTTCAAGAATTTTAAAGCACAAATATCGTTACGCGACCCGAATAATCCTGCCAAATACATTGGTACAGATGAAAACTGGGCCAAAGCAGAACAAGCGATTATCGAAGCGGCAGCCGAAAAAGAATTGCCAACGTTCGTGGAATTAGGTGAAGCTGCGTTCTACGGGCCAAAGCTTGATTTCATGGTACAAGACGCACTTGGACGTGAGTGGCAGCTTGGAACAATCCAGGTAGACTACAACTTACCGGAACGTTTCGAACTGGAATATACCGGAAGCGACAACCAGAAACACCGTCCTGTAATGATTCACCGCGCACCCTTCGGTTCGATGGAACGATTCGTTGCAGTATTGCTGGAGCATTGCGCCGGAGACTTCCCATTGTGGTTAACAACCGACCAGGTAGCCATCCTGCCGATTAGTGACAAATACAATGACTATGCGCAAAATGTTTCAGAATTGCTAAATAATTCCGATATTCGCGCCTTCGTTGACGATCGTAATGAAAAGATTGGCAAGAAAATCCGTGAATCCGAATTGAAGAAAATTCCATTCATGCTGATTGTTGGTGAACAAGAAGCCGAAAGCAATCAAGTCTCGGTGAGACAGCGTGGAGAGGGAGATAAAGGTT
- the ychF gene encoding redox-regulated ATPase YchF yields MKCGIVGLPNVGKSTLFNCLSNAKAQSANFPFCTIEPNVGTISVPDPRLEKLESMVNPERVVPTTMEIVDIAGLVKGASKGEGLGNQFLANIRETDAILHVVRCFEDGNIIHVDGNVNPVRDKEVIDIELQLKDLESIEKRIQALARVIKSGDKDAVKENELAIRIKAVLEQGKSVRSMDLDEKEIEIVKKFQLITSKPVMYVCNVDESSVLTGNAHVEALRASVKEENAEVLLIGAKIEADITELETYDERQMFLDELGLEEPGVNRLIRQAYALLNLQTYFTAGVKEVRAWTVPVGATAPQAAGVIHTDFEKGFIRAEVMKYNDYTTLGSEAAVKEAGKFKVEGREYVVEDGDIMHFRFNV; encoded by the coding sequence TTGAAATGTGGTATTGTAGGTTTGCCCAACGTTGGTAAATCAACCTTGTTTAACTGTTTGTCGAATGCAAAAGCGCAGTCGGCCAACTTCCCGTTCTGTACGATTGAACCGAACGTGGGAACCATTTCAGTGCCTGATCCGCGATTGGAGAAACTGGAAAGTATGGTCAATCCGGAGCGTGTGGTACCTACGACCATGGAAATTGTAGACATCGCTGGTTTGGTGAAAGGCGCTTCGAAAGGTGAAGGATTGGGCAACCAGTTTTTGGCGAATATCCGCGAAACGGATGCCATTTTGCACGTGGTACGTTGCTTTGAAGATGGAAACATCATTCACGTTGACGGCAATGTAAACCCGGTTCGCGACAAAGAAGTCATCGATATCGAATTGCAGCTGAAAGATTTGGAATCCATCGAGAAACGTATCCAGGCGTTGGCGCGCGTGATCAAGTCGGGTGACAAAGACGCGGTGAAGGAAAATGAATTGGCCATTCGTATCAAAGCGGTATTGGAGCAAGGGAAATCGGTTCGTTCAATGGATTTGGACGAGAAAGAAATTGAGATCGTTAAGAAATTTCAACTCATTACCTCAAAACCGGTGATGTATGTGTGCAACGTGGATGAATCGTCTGTGTTGACAGGAAACGCACACGTAGAAGCATTGCGCGCGTCGGTGAAAGAAGAAAATGCCGAAGTATTGCTCATCGGGGCAAAGATCGAAGCGGATATTACCGAATTGGAAACATATGACGAGCGCCAGATGTTCCTCGATGAACTTGGTTTGGAAGAACCGGGTGTGAATCGTTTGATTCGTCAGGCATATGCGTTGTTGAATTTACAAACTTATTTCACCGCCGGAGTAAAAGAAGTACGCGCCTGGACGGTTCCTGTTGGAGCTACAGCGCCGCAAGCTGCCGGGGTGATCCATACCGATTTCGAAAAAGGATTTATCCGTGCCGAAGTGATGAAATACAACGATTACACCACTTTGGGTTCTGAAGCTGCGGTAAAAGAAGCCGGGAAGTTCAAGGTCGAAGGCCGCGAATATGTGGTGGAAGACGGTGATATCATGCATTTCCGATTCAACGTATAG
- a CDS encoding DUF2309 domain-containing protein translates to MENQTPSFQEDRVLERISHYLPEQAPLKDFIHHNTLHAFQQHSFHRGLSEASTIFGYKVYLEMEEYREAYHAGKIDKASLERVLAERIPEDDRAFYKILLLNAPVETNKSKRIGEVRDYWKSAYKMDLDSRVHPILFRVIGSYTDQGIATWNFPVHESGFLASFRLLEKNCYTSFFQSKRVKNMLLDETLKLTDLLKILVGDERLYEQYLFDQQFAHPGWSGMVSVIQHRPETLLNPVNLSLKDMIILECLLEIDAIDDVYGEKWEPMARFIDKQPKPLFDPVITGMQSKLLQLWHEAYEWTYYDQVLRAVKQHKTEERMGNPSLQALFCIDDRECSLRRYFEQEDERCETFATPGHFNLEFYFQPEDGRFVTKVCPAPATATVLIKECGSAAKLKRDLHFSKRNNGFLSGTVITAVAGWVSAVRLATNIVSPRLSPLTSASAKHMDATSVLAIESDGTVFENGLQLGFTLEQMADRLHVLLTSIGLVNNFAPLIYAFGHGSTSVNNTHFAGYDCGACSGRPGSVNARVISHIGNHPKVREILRERGIDLPDETRFIGGLHDTSRDEFTFFDVDQLPVSFQELHQENLVMFEKALDLNAQERSRRFMSINSTDSANRIHHKVKRRTVSLFEPRPELNHATNALCVVGRRVFSKGLFLDRRAFMNSFDYQVDPTGKFLEGILDAVAPVAGGINLEYYFSRVDKQQLGAGSKLPHNVVGLIGVANGIDGDLRTGLPYQMTEVHDPVRLMVIVEHFPEVVLDTIKRNPATFNWFSNEWIRLVAVHPETEELHLFKNDRFEVYEPLEAPVPTMENYLRQLHSTVENGSPALLKKASKWNT, encoded by the coding sequence ATGGAGAATCAAACGCCTTCTTTTCAAGAGGACCGCGTTCTTGAGCGTATCAGTCATTATTTGCCCGAGCAGGCACCACTGAAAGATTTCATCCATCACAATACCCTGCACGCGTTCCAGCAACATTCGTTTCACCGCGGATTGTCGGAAGCTTCCACCATTTTCGGCTACAAAGTATACCTCGAAATGGAAGAATACCGCGAAGCGTACCACGCAGGAAAAATAGACAAGGCAAGCCTCGAAAGAGTTCTTGCAGAGCGCATTCCGGAAGATGATCGCGCTTTTTACAAAATCTTGTTGCTCAACGCACCGGTAGAAACCAACAAATCGAAACGCATCGGTGAAGTGCGTGATTACTGGAAATCGGCCTATAAAATGGACCTCGATTCGCGGGTTCATCCGATTTTGTTTCGTGTCATCGGAAGTTACACCGACCAGGGAATTGCCACCTGGAATTTCCCGGTTCACGAATCCGGATTCCTGGCATCATTCCGTTTATTGGAAAAAAACTGTTACACCAGTTTCTTTCAGTCGAAACGGGTAAAAAACATGTTGTTGGACGAAACACTCAAGCTTACAGATTTACTAAAAATCCTTGTCGGTGATGAGCGGTTGTACGAACAATATTTATTCGATCAGCAATTTGCGCATCCGGGATGGTCGGGCATGGTTTCAGTCATTCAGCACCGCCCGGAAACCTTATTGAACCCGGTGAATTTGTCGCTGAAAGACATGATCATTTTAGAGTGTTTACTCGAAATTGATGCCATCGACGATGTTTACGGCGAGAAGTGGGAACCCATGGCGCGGTTCATTGACAAACAACCGAAACCTCTGTTTGATCCCGTGATTACAGGTATGCAAAGCAAATTGCTGCAACTGTGGCATGAAGCATACGAATGGACGTATTACGACCAGGTTTTGCGGGCCGTGAAGCAACACAAAACGGAGGAACGCATGGGGAATCCTTCATTGCAGGCGTTGTTTTGCATCGATGACCGTGAATGTTCGCTGCGCCGTTATTTCGAGCAGGAAGATGAACGCTGCGAAACATTTGCGACTCCCGGTCATTTTAACTTAGAGTTTTATTTTCAGCCGGAAGACGGCCGTTTTGTGACCAAAGTTTGTCCGGCTCCGGCCACGGCAACTGTGCTGATCAAGGAATGCGGATCAGCAGCTAAACTTAAGCGTGACCTGCATTTTTCAAAGCGGAACAATGGCTTTTTGAGCGGAACGGTAATAACAGCAGTTGCTGGTTGGGTTTCAGCCGTTCGTTTGGCGACCAATATTGTGAGTCCGCGGTTGAGTCCGTTAACATCGGCATCGGCTAAGCACATGGACGCGACATCGGTTTTAGCAATAGAAAGTGACGGAACAGTGTTCGAAAATGGTTTACAGCTTGGATTTACATTGGAGCAAATGGCTGATCGCTTGCATGTTTTATTGACCAGCATCGGTTTGGTGAACAACTTTGCGCCGCTGATCTACGCATTCGGGCACGGTTCTACGAGCGTCAACAATACGCACTTTGCAGGATACGATTGCGGTGCTTGTTCCGGTCGGCCAGGATCAGTGAATGCGCGCGTGATCAGCCACATTGGCAATCATCCGAAAGTGCGTGAGATTTTACGTGAACGTGGAATTGACCTTCCGGATGAAACCCGTTTTATTGGCGGATTACACGATACATCGCGTGACGAATTCACGTTCTTTGATGTGGATCAGTTACCGGTATCGTTCCAGGAATTACACCAGGAAAATCTTGTAATGTTTGAAAAAGCGCTTGATCTGAATGCTCAGGAGCGTTCACGCCGGTTTATGTCAATTAATTCGACTGATTCGGCAAACCGCATTCACCACAAGGTAAAACGCCGCACGGTTTCGTTGTTTGAACCGCGTCCGGAATTGAATCACGCCACCAACGCGTTGTGCGTGGTTGGAAGACGTGTGTTCTCGAAAGGATTGTTCCTGGATCGCAGGGCATTTATGAATTCATTTGATTACCAGGTTGATCCGACAGGTAAATTTCTCGAAGGAATACTGGATGCGGTAGCTCCGGTAGCGGGTGGTATCAACCTTGAGTATTATTTTTCGCGTGTTGACAAGCAGCAATTGGGAGCAGGGTCGAAGCTGCCACACAACGTAGTGGGACTGATAGGCGTAGCCAACGGAATAGACGGTGATTTGCGTACGGGACTTCCGTATCAAATGACTGAGGTACACGATCCGGTAAGGTTGATGGTGATTGTGGAACACTTCCCGGAAGTGGTTTTGGATACGATCAAACGCAATCCGGCAACGTTTAACTGGTTTAGCAACGAATGGATTCGTTTGGTGGCTGTTCATCCTGAAACGGAAGAATTGCACTTGTTTAAAAACGACCGGTTCGAAGTGTATGAACCGCTGGAAGCTCCGGTGCCAACAATGGAGAATTATTTGCGGCAACTGCATTCGACAGTAGAAAACGGGAGTCCGGCACTTCTTAAAAAAGCAAGCAAATGGAATACGTAA